A part of Streptomyces sp. NBC_01451 genomic DNA contains:
- a CDS encoding ABC transporter ATP-binding protein, which yields MTPPPSADREAAAVELRGITKRFPGTLANDAVDLTVRRGEIHALMGENGAGKSTLMSVLYGMERPDAGSVRIDGNEVAFADPGDAMASGLGMVHQSFKLFDSLTVAENVVYAAEPRRFGLVDRGAARRRVRELAEEHGLAVDPDARVGDLPVGLRQRVEILKLLHRGARTLILDEPTAVLTPAEADALFTVLKSLAAQGRTVILVTHKLREVLEGSDNVTVLRDGRVVARLVTAETSAAEIAAAMTGRAVELDRVHAPGTPGDVVLDVTGLATDGVRDVRLSVRAGEIVGIAGVAGNGQSELVEALAGLRPVTSGRVALLGDDITHASATERRAKGLAYVPEDRHAVGTAPAASVADNLAMGHHRTSLSSRGLLPPAAVRGHARRLIERFGIKAASPEVPASSLSGGNLQKLLIGRELAHEAPLLLVEQPTRGVDIGAVQNIHDQLIAYRDAGHAVLLVSAELSEIRGLADRVLVMYEGRVTASYEKAEADERSLGLAMAGGAGSSAPVAPVAPVASMEVGD from the coding sequence ATGACCCCGCCGCCGTCGGCTGACCGGGAGGCGGCGGCTGTCGAGCTCCGGGGAATCACCAAGCGGTTCCCCGGCACGCTCGCCAACGACGCCGTCGACCTGACCGTCCGGCGCGGCGAGATCCACGCCCTGATGGGCGAGAACGGCGCCGGCAAGTCGACCCTCATGTCCGTCCTGTACGGGATGGAACGCCCGGACGCCGGGTCGGTGCGGATCGACGGGAACGAGGTCGCGTTCGCCGACCCGGGCGACGCGATGGCCTCCGGGCTCGGCATGGTCCACCAGAGCTTCAAGCTGTTCGACTCGCTGACGGTCGCCGAGAACGTGGTGTACGCCGCCGAGCCGCGCCGTTTCGGCCTGGTGGACCGGGGTGCGGCCCGCCGCCGGGTGCGTGAGCTGGCCGAGGAGCACGGGCTCGCGGTCGATCCGGACGCCCGGGTCGGTGACCTGCCCGTCGGGCTGCGCCAGCGGGTGGAGATCCTGAAGCTGCTGCACCGCGGCGCCCGGACGCTCATCCTCGACGAGCCGACCGCCGTCCTCACGCCCGCCGAGGCGGACGCCCTGTTCACGGTCCTCAAGTCCCTTGCCGCACAGGGCCGTACGGTCATCCTGGTCACGCACAAACTCCGCGAGGTCCTCGAAGGCAGCGACAACGTCACGGTGTTGCGGGACGGCCGGGTCGTCGCCCGCCTGGTCACCGCCGAGACGTCCGCCGCCGAGATCGCCGCCGCGATGACCGGCCGCGCCGTGGAACTCGACCGCGTCCACGCCCCCGGCACCCCGGGCGACGTGGTCCTGGACGTCACCGGCCTCGCGACGGACGGCGTACGGGACGTCCGACTCAGCGTCCGCGCCGGGGAGATCGTCGGAATCGCGGGCGTCGCCGGCAACGGCCAGAGCGAGCTGGTGGAGGCGCTGGCCGGACTGCGGCCGGTGACCTCCGGCCGGGTCGCGCTGCTCGGCGACGACATCACGCACGCCTCGGCGACCGAACGCCGCGCCAAGGGCCTCGCGTACGTCCCCGAGGACCGCCACGCCGTCGGTACGGCGCCCGCCGCGTCGGTCGCGGACAACCTGGCGATGGGCCACCACCGTACGTCGCTGTCCTCCCGCGGGCTGCTGCCGCCCGCCGCCGTACGAGGTCACGCGCGGCGCCTCATCGAACGCTTCGGCATCAAGGCGGCGTCCCCCGAGGTGCCCGCGTCCTCGCTGTCCGGCGGCAACCTGCAGAAGCTGCTCATCGGGCGCGAACTCGCCCACGAAGCCCCGCTGTTGCTCGTCGAGCAGCCCACCCGCGGGGTCGACATCGGCGCCGTCCAGAACATCCACGACCAGCTGATCGCCTACCGCGACGCCGGTCACGCCGTCCTCCTCGTCTCGGCGGAGCTGAGCGAGATCCGGGGGCTCGCGGACCGGGTCCTGGTGATGTACGAGGGTCGCGTGACGGCGTCGTACGAGAAGGCCGAGGCGGACGAACGGTCGCTCGGGCTCGCGATGGCGGGCGGCGCCGGCAGCTCGGCTCCGGTGGCTCCCGTAGCCCCGGTCGCCTCGATGGAGGTCGGGGACTGA
- the mtnA gene encoding S-methyl-5-thioribose-1-phosphate isomerase, which produces MPQELRAVGWTGNSLALIDQTLLPHRDETRDVRDVDTLVDAIQRLVVRGAPAIGAAGAYGVALALLQGEREGWTEDQVRAAVARIREARPTAVNLMVCVDRVMTRFAEGLDAVLEEAAAVQREDVEGNRAMGAHGADWLLKRVAGTVGDRPLRVLTHCNTGALATAGWGTALGVIRELHARGRLEVVYADETRPLLQGSRLTAWELVQEGIPHYVQADGAAAGTILRGEVDVAIVGADRIAANGDTANKVGTVGVALACADAGIPFLVAAPTTTVDLATATGDDIHIELRGENEVLEWSGVRTAPAESRGHNPAFDVTPGRLVTGLVTERGVLEVSAGELPGERLR; this is translated from the coding sequence ATGCCCCAGGAACTGCGCGCCGTCGGCTGGACCGGAAACAGCCTCGCGCTCATCGACCAGACCCTGCTGCCGCACCGCGACGAGACCAGGGATGTCCGCGATGTGGACACCCTGGTGGACGCCATCCAGCGTCTCGTCGTACGCGGCGCGCCCGCGATCGGCGCTGCTGGCGCCTACGGGGTCGCCCTGGCGCTGCTCCAGGGCGAGCGCGAGGGCTGGACCGAGGACCAGGTGCGGGCGGCCGTGGCACGGATCCGTGAGGCGCGGCCGACCGCGGTCAACCTCATGGTGTGTGTGGACCGGGTCATGACCCGCTTCGCCGAGGGCCTGGACGCGGTCCTGGAAGAGGCCGCCGCCGTTCAGCGCGAGGACGTCGAGGGCAACCGCGCGATGGGCGCGCACGGTGCCGACTGGCTGCTCAAGCGCGTCGCCGGGACCGTCGGCGACCGCCCGCTGCGCGTCCTGACCCACTGCAACACCGGCGCGCTCGCAACGGCCGGATGGGGTACGGCACTCGGCGTCATCCGCGAACTGCACGCGCGCGGCCGGCTGGAGGTCGTGTACGCCGACGAGACGCGCCCGCTGCTCCAGGGCTCGCGCCTGACCGCCTGGGAGTTGGTCCAGGAGGGCATCCCGCACTACGTCCAGGCGGACGGGGCCGCGGCCGGCACGATCCTGCGCGGCGAGGTCGACGTGGCGATCGTCGGCGCGGACCGGATCGCGGCCAACGGCGACACCGCCAACAAGGTCGGCACGGTCGGGGTCGCGCTGGCCTGCGCGGACGCCGGAATCCCCTTCCTGGTGGCGGCGCCCACGACCACGGTCGACCTGGCGACGGCCACCGGTGACGACATCCACATCGAACTCCGTGGCGAGAACGAGGTGTTGGAGTGGTCGGGCGTACGGACGGCGCCCGCCGAGTCACGCGGCCACAACCCGGCGTTCGACGTGACACCGGGGCGGCTGGTGACGGGGCTGGTCACCGAGCGGGGGGTGCTGGAGGTGTCCGCCGGCGAACTGCCGGGCGAGCGCCTGCGGTAG
- a CDS encoding BMP family ABC transporter substrate-binding protein: MPRRSRRTLPLAAVTALLVAGASACNAAAKDDASSDSSAGSASFTLVTPDAVGQNEFLKLAVTGVKAAAKAHNGSSKVFESTDAASQQQNVQAAVDAKPDVVVLVGFEFADLVAKQAAAHPKQQFLMIDACTTRAIDNVSCEVFREHEGVFLAGAEAGLLSRSGKVGAVDVLDTPVFRRFSDPFAAGAQHVAAKTETGTRFVGGQSPFDDSARAKEQANDLLSKGYDQLMAAAAAGNYGVFEAAKAKGAFAYGVDVNQCPSAPGTVVDNVIKRTDIAVEKGVEQVLAGQTGTTTSYGLKEGGISLTGLEKGVDSSQCVIAKHPDVLKKIEALRDQIVSGELTVDDPAAVG; the protein is encoded by the coding sequence ATGCCTCGCAGATCCCGTCGTACGCTTCCGCTCGCCGCCGTGACCGCGCTGCTCGTCGCCGGTGCCAGCGCCTGCAACGCCGCCGCGAAGGACGACGCGTCCTCCGACAGCAGTGCGGGCAGCGCGTCGTTCACGCTGGTCACGCCGGACGCCGTCGGGCAGAACGAGTTCCTCAAGCTGGCCGTGACCGGCGTCAAGGCCGCCGCGAAGGCGCACAACGGGTCCTCGAAGGTGTTCGAGTCCACCGACGCCGCCTCCCAGCAGCAGAACGTGCAGGCCGCCGTCGACGCGAAGCCCGACGTCGTCGTGCTGGTCGGCTTCGAGTTCGCGGACCTGGTCGCGAAGCAGGCCGCGGCGCACCCCAAGCAGCAGTTCCTGATGATCGACGCGTGCACGACGAGGGCGATCGACAACGTGAGCTGCGAGGTCTTCCGCGAGCACGAGGGCGTCTTCCTCGCCGGTGCGGAGGCCGGGCTGCTGAGCAGGAGCGGCAAGGTCGGCGCGGTGGACGTGCTGGACACGCCCGTGTTCCGCCGCTTCAGCGACCCGTTCGCGGCAGGCGCCCAGCATGTCGCCGCGAAGACGGAGACCGGCACCCGCTTCGTCGGCGGCCAGTCCCCGTTCGACGACTCGGCGCGCGCCAAGGAGCAGGCGAACGACCTGCTCTCCAAGGGGTACGACCAGCTGATGGCGGCTGCCGCGGCCGGCAACTACGGCGTGTTCGAGGCGGCGAAGGCGAAGGGCGCGTTCGCGTACGGCGTCGACGTCAACCAGTGCCCCTCGGCGCCCGGCACGGTCGTCGACAATGTGATCAAGCGCACGGACATCGCCGTGGAGAAGGGCGTCGAGCAGGTCCTCGCCGGTCAGACGGGCACGACCACCTCGTACGGCCTGAAGGAGGGCGGCATCAGCCTCACGGGTCTGGAGAAGGGCGTCGACTCGTCCCAGTGCGTGATCGCGAAGCACCCCGACGTCCTGAAGAAGATCGAGGCGCTCCGCGACCAGATCGTGTCCGGAGAGCTGACGGTCGATGACCCCGCCGCCGTCGGCTGA
- a CDS encoding substrate-binding domain-containing protein: MSRTRLPLAALSLASVSALFLAGCSQSTNASEDTGDTSASASAATGTKPAPFDKGAVKVALVRQSGAGDYFEQWGNGAKAQAKALGIDLTVYDAQADNAKQATDLSSAINSGAQAIIVDHGFPSTIQPEIDKAVKKGIKVVVYDVETATKGVVSTKQDDASMAQAVLDVMAKELGKNAKVGYVNVAGYAALDKRDSVWKTAVDANGWKQAFKVGKVTDSTATDNVPLVSAALTQHSDVTGIFAPYDELAKGTVLAVQNKKLQDKVKVFGADVSNADIQNMTAADSPWVATAGTDPSAVGAAVVRTAALELAGQLNKTSVEFPAVAITQDFLKSKNIQNMDQLRAALPALNLSQVSTADWIANVAH, translated from the coding sequence ATGTCCCGCACCCGTCTCCCCCTCGCCGCGCTCTCGCTGGCCTCCGTCTCGGCGCTCTTCCTCGCGGGCTGCTCGCAGTCGACGAACGCCTCCGAGGACACCGGCGACACGTCCGCCTCCGCGTCCGCGGCCACCGGCACGAAGCCCGCCCCCTTCGACAAGGGCGCGGTCAAGGTCGCGCTGGTCCGCCAGAGCGGCGCGGGCGACTACTTCGAGCAGTGGGGCAACGGCGCCAAGGCGCAGGCCAAGGCCCTCGGCATCGACCTGACCGTGTACGACGCGCAGGCCGACAACGCCAAGCAGGCCACCGACCTGTCCTCGGCGATCAACTCCGGCGCGCAGGCGATCATCGTGGACCACGGCTTCCCGTCGACGATCCAGCCCGAGATCGACAAGGCGGTGAAGAAGGGCATCAAGGTCGTCGTCTACGACGTCGAGACCGCGACGAAGGGCGTCGTCAGCACCAAGCAGGACGACGCGAGCATGGCCCAGGCGGTCCTCGACGTGATGGCGAAGGAACTCGGCAAGAACGCCAAGGTCGGCTACGTCAACGTCGCCGGCTACGCGGCCCTCGACAAGCGCGACAGCGTCTGGAAGACGGCGGTCGACGCCAACGGCTGGAAGCAGGCCTTCAAGGTCGGCAAGGTCACGGACTCCACGGCCACCGACAACGTTCCCCTGGTCTCCGCCGCCCTCACCCAGCACTCGGACGTGACGGGCATCTTCGCCCCCTACGACGAGCTGGCCAAGGGCACCGTCCTCGCCGTGCAGAACAAGAAGCTCCAGGACAAGGTGAAGGTGTTCGGCGCGGACGTCTCCAACGCGGACATCCAGAACATGACCGCCGCGGACAGCCCCTGGGTCGCCACCGCGGGCACCGACCCGTCCGCCGTCGGCGCCGCGGTCGTCCGTACGGCCGCGTTGGAGCTGGCCGGCCAGCTGAACAAGACCTCGGTCGAGTTCCCGGCCGTCGCCATCACCCAGGACTTCCTGAAGAGCAAGAACATCCAGAACATGGACCAGCTGCGCGCCGCGCTGCCCGCGCTGAACCTCTCCCAGGTCAGCACGGCCGACTGGATCGCCAATGTCGCCCACTGA
- the mtnB gene encoding methylthioribulose 1-phosphate dehydratase, translating to MTAGISTSDLEEAGAVLAAESARFASFGWMRGTSGNLSVVLSRDPLLLAVTASGHDKGELTPGDVVLVDAQGAAVNGGKPSAEAELHARVAALTGAGAVVHVHTVASVAMGRREPGGIVFKDVEMLKGVGQPAHDVEVTLPVITNSQDMKVLGDRLEAARDPRMPAVVVAGHGLYVWGDDPRQARHHTEVVEWLLELELSPR from the coding sequence GTGACCGCCGGCATCAGCACGTCCGACCTTGAGGAGGCGGGGGCGGTACTCGCCGCCGAGTCCGCCCGTTTCGCCTCCTTCGGCTGGATGCGGGGCACCTCCGGGAACCTGTCCGTGGTGCTGTCCCGGGATCCGCTGCTTCTCGCGGTCACCGCGAGCGGCCACGACAAGGGTGAACTGACGCCCGGCGACGTGGTGCTGGTGGACGCGCAGGGCGCGGCGGTGAACGGTGGCAAGCCGTCCGCCGAGGCCGAGCTGCACGCCCGGGTCGCCGCGCTGACCGGCGCCGGCGCTGTGGTGCACGTGCACACCGTGGCGTCGGTGGCGATGGGCCGGCGCGAGCCGGGCGGGATCGTGTTCAAGGACGTCGAGATGCTCAAGGGCGTCGGCCAGCCCGCCCACGACGTCGAGGTGACCCTGCCGGTCATCACCAACAGCCAGGACATGAAGGTGCTCGGCGACCGTCTGGAGGCGGCACGCGACCCCCGGATGCCGGCCGTCGTGGTCGCGGGACACGGGCTGTACGTGTGGGGCGACGACCCCCGGCAGGCCCGGCACCACACCGAAGTCGTGGAGTGGCTGCTGGAGTTGGAGCTCTCGCCGCGCTGA
- the mtnC gene encoding acireductone synthase, whose translation MTLHFAADAVVLDIEGTTSATGFVVDVLYPYSRSRFGALLSERSGDPEVARAVAQVRELIAEPGADAVLVEKTLNTWLDEDRKATPLKTLQGIIWSEGFARGDLVSHFYNDVLPALRAWHAAGLRLYVYSSGSVAAQRAWFASTPEGDLLPLVSGLYDTENAGPKQEPESYRRIAEATGTTDPGRLLFLSDRPGELDAARAAGWRTVGIRRPGEPYYEQGVGDHAQAGTFDEITITSSNSTGSGSSTGSTGSTGSISSRSTT comes from the coding sequence GTGACGTTGCACTTCGCCGCCGACGCCGTGGTGCTCGACATCGAGGGCACCACGAGCGCCACGGGGTTCGTCGTCGACGTGCTGTATCCGTACTCCCGCTCTCGTTTCGGAGCACTGCTCTCGGAGCGGAGCGGTGATCCGGAGGTGGCGCGGGCGGTCGCACAGGTGCGCGAGCTGATCGCCGAGCCCGGCGCCGACGCCGTCCTCGTCGAGAAGACCCTCAACACCTGGCTAGACGAGGACCGCAAGGCGACGCCCCTCAAGACCCTCCAGGGCATCATCTGGTCCGAGGGCTTCGCACGCGGCGACCTCGTCTCGCACTTCTACAACGACGTCCTGCCGGCGTTGCGCGCCTGGCACGCGGCGGGGCTTCGGCTCTACGTCTACTCCTCCGGGTCGGTCGCCGCGCAGCGCGCGTGGTTCGCGTCCACCCCGGAGGGCGACCTGCTGCCGCTCGTGTCGGGCCTGTACGACACCGAGAACGCGGGGCCCAAGCAGGAGCCGGAGTCGTACCGCCGGATCGCGGAGGCGACCGGCACCACGGATCCGGGCCGTCTCCTCTTCCTCTCCGACCGGCCGGGCGAGCTGGACGCGGCGCGCGCCGCCGGGTGGCGGACCGTCGGGATCCGGCGGCCCGGGGAGCCCTACTACGAGCAGGGCGTCGGGGACCACGCGCAGGCGGGGACGTTCGACGAGATCACCATCACCAGCTCCAACTCCACCGGTTCAGGCAGTTCCACCGGTTCAACAGGTTCAACAGGTTCCATCAGTTCTAGGAGCACCACGTGA
- a CDS encoding 1,2-dihydroxy-3-keto-5-methylthiopentene dioxygenase → MTLLTTWPESGPETVVRRTSDPAEIAAALAPIGVRYEQWPIREDVPADADSDTVFAAYGPEIDRLNAEEGFTTVDVLGLHPSDDPEYPAKAKAARAKFLQEHTHDDDDEVRFFVSGSGIFYLHVGGEVHAVYCEKGDLLGVPRGTTHWFDMGTSPAFTAIRFFHEEDGWIGNFTGSTIASRFPDYDTIDAGFQQDRAAA, encoded by the coding sequence ATGACCCTGCTGACGACCTGGCCCGAGTCCGGCCCGGAGACCGTCGTGCGCCGTACCTCCGACCCGGCCGAGATCGCCGCCGCGCTGGCCCCGATCGGGGTGCGCTACGAGCAGTGGCCGATCCGCGAGGACGTGCCCGCGGACGCCGACAGCGACACCGTGTTCGCCGCGTACGGCCCGGAGATCGACCGGCTGAACGCCGAGGAGGGCTTCACCACGGTCGACGTCCTCGGTCTGCACCCCAGCGACGACCCGGAGTACCCCGCGAAGGCGAAGGCGGCCCGCGCGAAGTTCCTCCAGGAGCACACGCACGACGACGATGACGAGGTCCGCTTCTTCGTCTCCGGCTCCGGCATCTTCTATCTGCACGTGGGCGGCGAGGTGCACGCCGTGTACTGCGAGAAGGGCGACCTGCTGGGCGTGCCGCGCGGCACCACGCACTGGTTCGACATGGGCACCAGCCCCGCCTTCACCGCGATCCGCTTCTTCCACGAGGAGGACGGCTGGATCGGCAACTTCACCGGCTCGACCATCGCCTCCCGTTTCCCGGACTACGACACGATCGACGCCGGGTTCCAGCAGGACCGGGCCGCCGCGTGA